Proteins from a genomic interval of Bradyrhizobium sp. CCBAU 53340:
- a CDS encoding helix-turn-helix transcriptional regulator: MTDSPDAESRFLEQLGQRVRTMRALRGMSRKVLAKVSGISERYIAQLESGKGNVSIVLLRRVSDAMGAHLEDLLPSADPTPDWQMFRDLLRKATPAQIAQAKDLLTGGSASASQRAPFCGIALIGLRGAGKSTLGRMLAKKIGWSFVELNKEVEQQNGLSVAEIIALYGQEGFRRMEQAALQQLLARNELMVLATGGGIVSEPLTFDQILTSFYTIWLKAEPEEHMARVRRQGDLRPMADDRSAMAELRNILLSREPLYSRAAAVVDTAGLSVDAAAARLIDAVRPVLQNEARSFGLRSVAL; the protein is encoded by the coding sequence ATGACCGACAGTCCCGACGCCGAATCCCGCTTTCTCGAACAGCTCGGCCAGCGCGTGCGCACCATGCGCGCGTTGCGCGGCATGTCGCGCAAGGTTCTCGCCAAGGTATCAGGAATTTCGGAGCGCTACATCGCGCAGCTCGAGAGCGGCAAGGGCAATGTCTCCATCGTGCTCTTGCGCCGCGTCTCGGATGCGATGGGCGCGCATCTGGAGGACCTGCTCCCCTCCGCCGATCCGACGCCGGACTGGCAGATGTTTCGCGACCTGTTGCGCAAGGCAACGCCCGCGCAGATCGCGCAGGCCAAGGATCTGCTCACTGGGGGCAGTGCCTCCGCGTCGCAACGCGCGCCGTTCTGCGGCATCGCGCTGATCGGCCTGCGCGGCGCCGGCAAATCGACGCTCGGGCGGATGCTGGCGAAGAAGATCGGCTGGAGCTTCGTCGAGCTCAACAAGGAAGTCGAGCAACAAAACGGTCTCTCGGTCGCCGAGATTATCGCGCTCTACGGCCAGGAAGGCTTTCGCCGCATGGAGCAGGCGGCGCTGCAGCAGCTGCTCGCGCGCAACGAGCTGATGGTGCTGGCGACCGGCGGCGGCATCGTGTCGGAGCCGCTGACCTTCGACCAGATCCTGACCTCGTTCTACACGATCTGGCTGAAGGCCGAGCCGGAAGAGCATATGGCCCGCGTCCGCCGCCAGGGCGATCTGCGCCCGATGGCCGACGATCGCTCCGCGATGGCCGAGCTGCGCAACATCCTGCTCAGCCGCGAGCCGCTGTATTCGCGCGCGGCGGCCGTGGTGGATACGGCGGGACTGAGCGTCGATGCAGCGGCGGCAAGGCTGATCGATGCGGTGCGGCCGGTGCTGCAGAACGAAGCGCGCAGCTTCGGGCTGCGCAGCGTGGCGCTGTAG
- a CDS encoding group II truncated hemoglobin — MTSSDVTISMFERIGGSATIDRLVDRFYERMDTLPEAKVIRAMHADDLGLIRDVLKRYLTEWTGGPRLYTPQKGHPRLRQRHIGFAIGDAERDAWLLCMRGAMEETVTDSVARQDLDKAISGLADWMRNH, encoded by the coding sequence ATGACTTCCAGCGACGTCACCATCTCCATGTTCGAACGGATCGGCGGCAGCGCCACGATCGACCGTCTGGTCGACCGCTTCTACGAGCGCATGGACACGTTGCCGGAGGCGAAGGTGATCCGCGCCATGCATGCGGATGACCTCGGCCTGATCAGGGACGTGCTGAAGCGCTATCTCACCGAATGGACCGGCGGGCCGCGCCTCTATACCCCCCAGAAGGGTCATCCGCGGCTGCGCCAGCGCCACATCGGCTTTGCCATCGGCGATGCCGAGCGCGACGCCTGGCTGCTTTGCATGCGCGGTGCGATGGAGGAGACCGTGACGGATAGCGTCGCGCGGCAGGACCTCGACAAGGCGATATCGGGCCTCGCCGACTGGATGCGCAATCACTAG